One genomic segment of Pandoraea thiooxydans includes these proteins:
- the rseP gene encoding RIP metalloprotease RseP, translated as MDFITTILAFAVAIGVLVVIHEFGHYWVARRCGVKVLRFSVGFGKRLFSWRHGPDQTEFAVCALPLGGYVRMLDERDETQQVPANEAHRAFNRQSVGKRFLIVLAGPVANFLLAILLYTSLNLAGVLEPAAKLAPPPAGTIAASAGLGGGETVVGIRNRDGSITPVRSWDDLRWRLLDPIIADGSITLVAAGQQARRDYRLNLAGSRIGADDDFMRQLGLQPAGQIFVSAVIPNDAGAQGGLLAGDRVTEIDGLPLYSAAALVSAVHADAGRAIQLTVLRNGKTQILTVTPRAQHDSKGNLEGKIGVVLVNRMHTVEVRYGPLQAIERGAQHTWDVTRFSFQMLGKMIVGQASLKNLSGPVTIADYAGQSARLGLSYFIAFLALVSISLGVLNLLPIPVLDGGYLLYYAVEAITGRAVPEQWQGVLQRIGLICIVLLSAVALSNDLSKLLHF; from the coding sequence ATCGATTTCATCACCACGATTCTGGCGTTTGCCGTTGCCATTGGCGTGCTCGTGGTCATTCACGAGTTCGGTCATTACTGGGTGGCGCGGCGGTGCGGTGTCAAGGTGCTGCGATTCAGTGTGGGCTTTGGCAAACGGCTGTTCAGTTGGCGGCATGGGCCTGACCAGACGGAATTCGCCGTTTGCGCATTGCCGCTTGGCGGCTACGTGCGCATGCTCGATGAGCGCGACGAGACTCAGCAGGTGCCAGCCAACGAGGCGCACCGCGCCTTCAACCGGCAATCCGTCGGCAAGCGTTTCCTGATCGTTCTGGCCGGACCGGTCGCTAATTTCCTATTGGCCATTCTTCTGTACACGAGCCTGAATCTGGCCGGCGTACTCGAACCGGCCGCCAAGCTTGCGCCGCCGCCTGCCGGAACGATCGCGGCATCTGCCGGGCTTGGCGGCGGCGAGACCGTGGTGGGAATCCGCAATCGAGACGGTAGCATCACGCCGGTGCGGTCCTGGGATGATCTGCGCTGGCGGCTGCTCGACCCGATCATCGCTGACGGTTCCATCACCTTGGTCGCCGCCGGCCAGCAGGCGAGACGCGATTACCGACTCAATCTGGCTGGAAGCCGCATTGGCGCTGATGACGACTTCATGCGACAGCTCGGCCTGCAACCTGCCGGGCAAATTTTCGTCAGTGCTGTCATTCCGAATGACGCCGGTGCCCAGGGCGGCTTGCTGGCCGGCGATCGCGTGACCGAAATCGACGGGCTGCCACTGTACTCTGCGGCGGCGCTGGTGTCAGCCGTGCATGCCGACGCCGGGCGCGCCATTCAGTTGACCGTGCTGCGCAATGGGAAAACGCAAATCCTGACCGTGACGCCTCGCGCGCAACACGACAGCAAAGGGAACCTGGAAGGAAAGATTGGCGTTGTTCTGGTCAATCGGATGCATACCGTCGAAGTGCGCTACGGTCCGCTGCAAGCCATTGAACGCGGCGCGCAACACACCTGGGACGTGACTCGATTCTCGTTTCAAATGCTGGGCAAGATGATCGTCGGGCAAGCGTCTTTGAAGAATCTCAGCGGGCCGGTCACCATCGCCGATTACGCCGGCCAATCGGCGCGCCTGGGACTCAGCTATTTCATTGCTTTTTTGGCGCTGGTCAGCATCAGTCTCGGCGTGTTGAATCTGTTGCCGATTCCGGTTTTGGACGGGGGCTATCTGTTATATTATGCGGTCGAAGCAATCACTGGTCGAGCAGTTCCCGAGCAGTGGCAGGGCGTGTTGCAGCGGATCGGTTTGATTTGCATTGTGCTGCTATCCGCCGTTGCCCTATCTAACGACCTGTCAAAATTGCTGCATTTTTGA
- the ispC gene encoding 1-deoxy-D-xylulose-5-phosphate reductoisomerase, which produces MAQRLVILGSTGSIGESTIDVVGRHPDRFSVHALTAHHNLDKLFEQCCALRPALAVIGDADKAAELERRLRAKGVATEVAHGPQALCAAAAAPEADTVVAAIVGAAGLPPTLAAARTGKRILLANKEALVMSGALFMQAVADGGAELLPLDSEHNAIFQCLPLAAGASSRSGAGVERLVLTASGGPFRERDLATLADVTPDEACAHPNWVMGRKISVDSATMMNKGLEVIEAHWLFGMPASRIEVLIHPQSVIHSMVSYADGSMLAQLGNPDMRTPIAHALAHPQRIQSGVKPLDLAEVARLTFERPNLQRFPCLRLAFEALELGGTASAILNASNEVAVAAFLDRRIGFTAIAALVEDVLKQMPSSQATSLDDVLEADRRARVLSREVLARLG; this is translated from the coding sequence ATGGCACAACGCCTCGTCATACTTGGCTCCACCGGATCGATCGGCGAAAGCACGATCGACGTGGTGGGGCGTCATCCCGACCGTTTCAGCGTGCACGCGCTGACGGCTCACCATAATCTCGACAAGCTCTTCGAGCAATGTTGTGCGTTGCGCCCGGCCCTGGCGGTCATCGGCGATGCCGACAAGGCGGCGGAGCTCGAGCGACGGCTGCGCGCCAAGGGTGTTGCGACCGAGGTCGCGCATGGGCCGCAGGCGTTGTGCGCGGCTGCCGCGGCGCCGGAGGCGGATACCGTGGTCGCCGCGATTGTCGGTGCGGCCGGGCTGCCGCCGACGTTGGCCGCAGCGCGAACCGGCAAACGTATCCTGCTGGCCAACAAGGAAGCGCTGGTCATGTCGGGGGCGCTTTTCATGCAGGCTGTCGCGGATGGCGGCGCCGAATTGCTGCCGCTGGACAGCGAGCACAATGCGATCTTTCAGTGTTTGCCGTTGGCCGCCGGCGCGTCGTCCCGATCAGGCGCGGGCGTCGAGCGACTGGTATTGACTGCATCTGGGGGGCCGTTTCGCGAGCGCGACCTGGCAACGCTCGCAGATGTCACGCCCGATGAAGCCTGCGCTCACCCGAATTGGGTAATGGGCCGCAAGATTTCCGTCGATTCCGCGACCATGATGAACAAGGGGCTGGAAGTCATCGAGGCTCACTGGCTGTTCGGCATGCCGGCATCGCGCATCGAGGTGCTGATTCATCCCCAAAGTGTGATTCATTCGATGGTCTCGTACGCGGATGGCTCGATGCTCGCGCAGTTGGGCAATCCCGACATGCGCACGCCGATCGCGCACGCGCTCGCTCATCCGCAGCGTATCCAATCGGGCGTCAAGCCGCTGGACCTCGCCGAGGTCGCGCGCCTGACTTTCGAGCGTCCGAATTTGCAGCGCTTTCCTTGCCTGCGCCTGGCGTTCGAGGCGCTCGAATTGGGCGGCACCGCGAGCGCCATTCTGAATGCGTCCAATGAAGTCGCCGTTGCTGCGTTTCTCGACCGTCGAATCGGCTTCACCGCGATCGCCGCGCTGGTCGAGGACGTGCTAAAGCAGATGCCGTCGAGCCAGGCCACTTCGCTCGACGACGTGCTCGAAGCGGACCGGCGCGCTCGCGTGCTGTCGCGCGAAGTGCTCGCGCGCCTGGGGTGA
- a CDS encoding phosphatidate cytidylyltransferase, whose translation MLKTRVLTALILLAIVLPALFLGTPGQFGLVVAVAVVLGAWEWARLLGLPLAGSVPYALVALAGVAVSYAGMIPWSAWLRPAVLFWLLIGPYTLWRKPQNSGAWRVFLLLAGWVVLIAAWQAIWLARLHGVIFLLSVMVVVWLADSGAYFAGKAFGRHKLAPSISPGKTWEGAAGGWLLVLLVAAVVMLANGHGAPTLVSVLVDRFGVAIGAVCLTMLVIYSIVGDLFESQLKRQAGRKDSSGLLPGHGGVLDRIDALLPVLPLVMLLV comes from the coding sequence ATGCTGAAGACACGCGTCTTGACCGCGCTGATTCTCCTGGCAATAGTGCTTCCGGCCCTGTTTCTTGGCACGCCAGGACAATTTGGGCTGGTGGTCGCGGTAGCGGTGGTTCTGGGCGCCTGGGAATGGGCGCGCTTGCTCGGGTTGCCGTTGGCAGGAAGCGTGCCATACGCGTTGGTCGCCCTGGCCGGCGTGGCGGTCAGTTATGCCGGAATGATTCCGTGGTCGGCGTGGTTGCGCCCCGCAGTGCTTTTCTGGCTGCTGATCGGTCCCTACACGCTGTGGCGCAAACCGCAAAATTCCGGCGCGTGGCGTGTTTTTCTTTTGTTGGCCGGGTGGGTGGTCCTGATCGCCGCGTGGCAAGCGATTTGGCTGGCGCGCCTGCATGGCGTGATATTCCTTCTGTCTGTCATGGTCGTCGTTTGGCTGGCCGATTCCGGCGCCTATTTCGCGGGCAAGGCATTTGGCCGGCATAAGCTGGCGCCGAGCATCAGTCCGGGAAAGACCTGGGAGGGTGCGGCCGGGGGCTGGTTACTGGTCTTGCTGGTCGCGGCGGTCGTAATGCTGGCCAATGGCCATGGCGCACCGACGCTGGTTTCGGTGCTGGTGGATCGATTCGGTGTCGCGATTGGCGCTGTATGCTTGACGATGCTGGTGATATACAGCATCGTGGGAGATCTTTTCGAGTCGCAACTCAAGCGCCAGGCGGGCAGGAAAGATTCCAGTGGATTGTTGCCCGGGCACGGAGGGGTATTGGATCGCATCGATGCTCTTCTGCCAGTCCTGCCGCTTGTCATGCTATTGGTCTAA